Sequence from the Lasioglossum baleicum chromosome 9, iyLasBale1, whole genome shotgun sequence genome:
aCACATTAGCtactaaactaatccttctaacgctCAAAAgaactcaagctgttggatccagttttgaaaaagttattcgtttttaaaaggtgtacgaatactttgtacacccaaaTTTCCTACGAGGAAAATTTGGGGGTCAAGACTGACCCACCAGACATATCTCTTCTTTGTCAAGTGCACCCAAAAATGGGAGGGGACTGTTAGATTTAAAAGCGTGCGATACGAGGTGGGGGGACATTCAGAGTGCAAAATCGGAAAAGAGTAATATATTGTACCACGACGAACAGACGCCTTTCGTATTTGTGTTAGTGACTTCTGTGCAAGGAACTAAACTATTCTACAACTCGGAAGAGAATGGGAATCACAGTTTATTGGTTTTGCCTGCAGATTTCCCTACAGCTAGTTAACAATGCGTCAGATTTTAAGCTGCTTGGGAATTGTGCTGGCTCTCGTGCATCTGTCGCAACAGGTACTTCACgaatactttgaaaataaaaaatcgaacAGAAACCTGCTGACGTTTAAGATTTGCAGGTGCCAGAGGAAGATAAAAAGGACTATTACGTCGGAGCTGTGGTGGAGTACACGCCGCAAGTAGTATGGAACAGCGCAGAAACTCTGGTGGAAAATGCGAAACTGTACgcggaatttattaaaaacgcgactttGCAGGTAAGCTTTCCTTATTTGATCGACTTGCCATTTTTTCGGAGATATCttccatttttttattttatattttacagggAGCTGACATCATAGTGTTCCCGGAGGACGGTTTAACGTCGTTCTTCTTCCCTGAACCATCGAAAGTGGATTCCTGGACGACATTCGTACCTACCGCCGAGGAAAAATACAACCCATGCACTCAAAATCGTGCAGGCATCAGCAAAGTAAGTTAACATCACCTTTTTCCGAGATTTACGCTAAAATTTTATCCCCCACCATTAGGGGAATCCCAATTGGCATCAGTCAGAGGGGTTGAGTATCGGTGAGACTCACACTAATGCAAGCGAAGCAAAAGATTGCAACTTTTCGAATTTTGTGACTTTCTTACGAAACTTTTATCATCGTATTCGTCTCATTCTTCCAATTAAAATGACACAGAATgctatatacagggtgctcgacTAGGTGGAGGAAATTTAAGGGGTGATTCTCCATGACAATACAGGGTagtccacctaaatatcttctttatttgcgatgactagactgcggatcttgatgcatttattcaattccaatttatgtaattataatttctcCCCTATTAAAAACATTAAGGGGAGGAACAACAttcacagacaatttttattttgcataaagatccgcagtctagtaaactCTTCTGTTGATTTTTGCAGGTGATGAAGTCGCTGTCGTGCGCGGCAAGAGAGAACAAGATTTACGTCGTGGTGAACCTTGTCGAGAAAGTTTTACGCGCTGATAAGGTACACTATTACAATACCAACGTGGTTTTTGATCGAAACGGACAGATAATTGCCAGGTAAGTTGATTTGTTGTTGCTATTGGAGATCATTCTTGTCTTGTGTCAGTATCAGAAAAATTCTTGAACACGGTGTTCACAGATATCGCAAAATAAACCTCACACAAGTCGAAAAAGATTTCTTTGACGTTGACAAACAACCAAAGATCGTTACCTTCGACACCGATTTCGGTGTCCGTTTTGGTACGTCCGTGTGCTTCGATATATTCTTCTCGACTCCCGGTTTGAACATGACGAGGGATTTAGGCATCACGGATTTCGTATACACCACAGCTTGGTTTTCCGAAGTACCGTTTTTGACTGGTAATTTCCTTTATCGactaatcactagacagcggattttatgcgtctcTCTCTATGGGAAAAATGACTAGGTGTAATTtagaacagtgaaaacattagaagaatttaagaaagaaaattaatttctactttactccaatttgttgcaatttaggtagaaattctttattcttcataaagatccgctgtctactaatcacgTTATTTTAGAGGACCATTATTGCAGTTCGATCGTTCTTTCAGCCGTTCAAATACAGTTCGGATGGGCGTTTGCGGAGGATGTGAACTTTTTGGCCTCTGGATACAACAATCCCTCAGGATCCAACACGGGAAGCGGTATTTACTTAGGTGCGTATATCGCTGCATTATCAGCTTAATTGATTTGCAGATCTGTTAATCATTTTAGTCGAGTGAACAGATAAAGTCAATGGTCAAAAAATACTCCTTTTCTGAACATTTAGCtacctttttcttcttttaggTCGCGATGGAATAGCCAATGCAACGCTTTCCTACACGAACGGTAGGAAAATGTTGGTCTCTAGGGTACCAAAGAAGGCTCCGAGACAAGAGAGCAAAGAACACAGGAGGCAAAATTCCGGGGATGACAGAGGCACTTGCTACATGACGGACCTGAGGACTCCGCCGGTTCACGGGGTTCTGCTCATGCTTGATATATTCGACGAATACGAATCCGCTGTTGTAAACGGACCGCTGTTCAACCGAACCCTTTGCCACGCAGGCTTCTGTTGCAACATCGAAGTGAACAGTACGCTCAGCCAGTCGCCATTCAACCACTACCGTGCGGTGGTTTACAAAGGATGTCGTCACTATGATAGGACAAATTCCGCAAACGGAATTCGAGTATGCGGGTTGATACAGTGTTCCAACAGCTCCCTTTCATCTTGCGGTATTGTTCAGGAAGATGATGTTAGGTTCAACAGCGTGAAAATCACCGCAACGTATAACGACGATTTATCGAACAGTCAATTGATGCCGAGTATTCTAGACACGAAGCTGCTTCCATTTGATGACTTTAGCTATGTTGAAGAAAAGGCCGATAACATAACGCGTTTAACTCTTGCCGTGGACACGCCTAAGGACGATCTTGTTGCTTTCGCAATTTATACGCGAGACTATTGGTACGATCATATCGTTTGAAATGCACGTAACCTTTAGCATAAATAACAAATGTAATATAGTATTAAGACAAATgtacttatatgtatattaaattatatttttcaaaaacttTCGCCGCGGTTATGTTTGTTTCTTGGTAGCCACAATACACATGTTCTCGAGAGACACATCGGTGGTAGTGTAATATACTAATCTGCTTTCGAATCCGATACTATTCAAAAATTCCAAACGTCCCCAATTTAACAGAGTCTTTACTTTGCGGCCGATAGCTTCTCTTTCGCTTGACGTCAAGCTCTTTGCATATCTGAAATGATTATTAAAATTGAGAATTTTCCGAACAGGGTAATCAAGAGATAATTAAGAAAAATATGAGGTGAATTACTTGTTTTTTGAATCACGTTGCTTGTTCGAATCCGCGTGCAGCCTATTGCAATTAGATCCGCAAGTAGCCCAACTTGCTATGCTACATAAAATTGAGAATTCCGATGACGTGAATCCGCATTGTTCGAGATAATGTTTCCCGACATACGACGCGTACTCGCATTTGTGGTGGCAGCAGAATGCAATCACTATGCCATTTACGTTGCAGATAGGTTTATCTTGCATTGCTCGGTGTAAGCAACTTATAGTTAAATCTGCAACATAATGTTCTTATTAACACTGTACCTactggaagcctattaataggagtttcaataattgtgctgcaccaaaagaaagcatagaaattttcttttacattgcaatcttaaatgaaactattagatgacgttatcgagggtgacttgttagttcacaatgataTGTTGCTATTAaaatttccattaaaaagtgtttagccatgtaagtaccatagatttttaaaaattatgcaataattagAGAAGTCAGCAAATAAAGGAATTACACTACCTGTAGCTGCTCCACACAAATGTTTAGCGATTCCAATTTTATAATCGAATTTCTGAATTTCTGCAACATTGTTCAGTTTCAAATCAGCAATGTCAGCTCGTATTCTCTGTATCATCAGAGGAGATTTTCCATTTTTAAGTTTATTGTCGCTCTTGTGTCTGTGACTCGAGCGATCAACCAACAGAATGCAACTGTCCTTTTTATCCTTTATTATTTGCCCTAACCAGTAAGTCAGTTTGCCTTTGCCTGCTCCAAACTCGATGAAGCATGTATCATCTTTCACCAGATCCGCGCGCTCCAAGTGAGAGAGCAAGGATGCATTTTGTAAAAGGTGTTTCTTAACAGCTTTGCCACAGGATCCATCATTTATTTTGCTATGGAGTATCTCGTGTTGTAGTACCTCCTCTGAGAAGCACGGCAGTTTctctgaaaataatatacagaTTTTCAACGTCTTGTTTTAGCAAAGTATTGGGCTGGAAAGAAAGTTTGTagcattttcaaattaagaatcgaagataaaattaaggtatttgtttatatgtttattcaataatacgagaagttacctcgaaaatggcaaaaagcaatagaacagaatggaaaatatgttattgaataaatctatgaataaatatctgaattttagctttcaattttaatttacaaatgcTACGAACTTTCATTCCAACCCAATTGTAGTTCCAATATTGCTTAGACTCTTACTGTGAGCAGCTTTCACTTTTTCAACGACTGCATCTACAACAAGTTGATTCAGCTCAGACAGTGGTATATGCTGCGGTGTCTCATACGTTCCATCCACATTTATTCCTTTGACTATAAACGAAGGTTGTGAGTCAATTAATCGCTTAGCATTACACACCTTCAAATGCTTGGACAACCGCCATTCATAGCACGTACTGTAAATGGTCTTTAGACTTTATACGTACGAAGAAAGATGTTGTTGTGATGAAGAAGAAGATATTTACTTACTGAGTAGGATCCAGTGGGCATTTTATTCTCTTAGCTCCATCATCTACATCTACTGAAGCATCCAGTGAATTCTCCTGATGCTCGCCGCAATATTTGTTTCCCTTCCTCACTGTCATTCGACAATAACGTTTCTTCCGCTCTACAAAATACATACAATGATTCTCTTCTCCCATGACGATTCGTTTGTTGTTTGAAAATGTTAAAGTGATTTGAACATAACCTGACAATCATCATGGGGAATTTGAACCGTCGAGACCACGGTGCACCGTGGTCGAGACATGATAAAACAGAGTGAAACTgtagagaaaattaattttcattcgaactaatattttaaattactagATCggtaaaatagaaaactgatgtaTGCGGTACCGGTAAAGTAAAAACCGTCACACAACTGTTTTATCTACGGCGATAAGATAGATCAACTATCAAGTAAACTTTCGAAAATCGGTGAATTCGGATTGATACAAAACTGATTAAAAATACTACTCACAGAAACAGCACTGTAAAACACATAGTAAATAATTTACATGAACGAGATTAGAAGCCGAAGATTAAACTACTGAAGGATTGTCACAAGACATTGTCGATGACATAACGTTTATTATAGAGAAAATGCTACACCGTTTTTCTTTGGGATAATGTATGAAAGTGCTTCGTTTCGTAGAGCACTTAATGATTATCAGTCACTCAATTACAACTTTACAGCACGAgtgtaaaaaaattttacatgttctttgttttccattttttcttttttttttgtttttgttgttgttcTTACAGTAATTAGTTTTCTGTCGAGGTACATAGCATAAACTTACGTGCAATAGTGTACGAAAAATCTGCGTGTTAAATTACATTTACAATAATAAATTGATTACAATTGAAACCTATATAGATCAATTCGTACCGATGCGAAAACTGTCGTGTCCGCATATCACACAATCGCATTATACTACAATCGTAACAGTAACGCAAATTCTTTTTGCACATCTTTTCCTCTGCACCAAATGTGACTTTATAGTTTTAATAAACGTTCGTTTTtgcatttattttttctttctcttaatATCCACGTATTAAACCCGGGTGAAaagacaatattttcaattggcTCGTTTCGCGATCAAGACAacaaagaaaatgtttaaaaagaaGGGACAGATAAAATGACAAACACACTGGTAATCGTAACGTTACACTCAACATTGGGTTATTCTCGGGAGTTCGTAAATCTTACTTTTAGTCAACGAAAATGTTCGGCTTCGTGTAACTAGAATCATTAATAGCGGTTTGTAGGTACTTACTTGCAAAATgacagtttattattattacgaaATACCTATATACAGTGACGAATGTAACATCTTTCAGGTAAACGGAAAAATCTCCTAATCGTTCATTTTCGTCATTACCAATTCTTATATACATGGCTATGTATATGAAAATCTTGTTTTCACGTTGTAAAACGTAATATTCAGCGCCTTAATTATTCTAGTCATTCACAGAACACTGTATTTGTCTCTATAAAATGAGGTGTGTAATGGAAAGCATTTATTTACACTGCAGCCTCACTTTATCATATAACTTCGGCCTCGTTAAACCACGACCCAACAATCACGACTGGTGATCCAGCCGATTTCAAAACATTTTACTATGCATCAtgctttttttatattaaagtttttaaataactcgatttaaaaatattatgtcAACCTATCCTCTTAATATAAtctgttttgttttattttttctttttatgaatAGTAACGTGTTTAGCCGGTTTTAAGTCGATCTTTCCCGAAAAAAAGAGATAGTTAATTTTTTTCACCGATAATAAAGTAAAATAatgttttacattattataattgTACACTCGATTGATATTTTCACTAAACCACAAGACTACTGTTCCTTCATAAATTATTAGATACACCTAATGCACTAGTGGCAAAAAAAGAGTTCTTGTACCATGTATGTGGACCACTCTAGCCCTGAAAGTAGCTTCATTGGAGCTATGCACAGAGTCTTCGAAAATTAATAGTACACTGCACTCGCAGTTTGTGCACTGACactgtgagagagagagagagagaggggggaggaagagagagagagatagagagagagagagagacgaaaaAACATTTGACTATTCTGTAGATAGGTCCTCTCGCCTGTGTTCTTCTCATTACGAAATCGTTTGCAATATATTGATATTGCTATTTCCTTCGTCTTCGTCGTCTTCTTCCTCCTGTGACATCAAGAtttaatttgtacaaatttttagtggatttcatttctcaaaaaaaaaaaaagaaaaaactttACAATCACATACCTCGTCAAATCCGAAACAGGTTTCCATCTCTTTCTGCAACTTTGGATCACTCTGCGCGTTTTGAGACGAACCTTTCGAGGACGGTCCCGTCTCCAGCTTCAATTCTTCCATTTCGGTATCTTCGTCTTCCACTTCGTCTCCTTCTTCCCCTGTGCCGGTCACGATGCCGCTTTCTTGACTTAGAGGATCTTGCATTACAAGGTCCCCGTCTTCGCTTGCCACGACAGCCATCTGCAAACAATGTAAATTATTAGAAATTGTTTGCGACAATTACAAGGTAATTCTCTTGTTACTCGAAATACACAGTCGTGCTCggttaaaataaaatcagctcGACGAAATAAATAGGCGATCCTCAAAATATTCACCTGGTCGGTTCCCTGATTGTCCGCCAGTTGAATCACTTCCAACACAACGTACTGCTGACCATCGCTTCCCTCGACCGCCATCATatcttcctcgtcctcctcttcctcctcgtaACCTTTAAGTTTAGAAGCTAATTCACCTGTTACCATAACACGACACATGGATATTAGTCAATGACCTGAGCGCAACCAGATCATATCGTAAGTGTCCCTGTGATCGCAATGTTTCCTATGATTTGTTCATCATATATGTGTGTCAAGAATTTTACTCTGttggaaatacaatttaaaCGAACGCGTTACCGAGTTTACCAATCGTACACATATAAATGAATCAAAGCTAGATCAGTCCAATCTTGATTCTGACCTGTCATCACCTCGACCCTTTGCCCGTCTATGATCTGAATCTTTTTCTGTCTGCCCATCTTCAACGCCTGTTGCTTCTCTTGTAGAGACGATTCAGGGTCGTGAACAGCCATGTGGCGAATTAGATTTCCTTTGTGCCTAAAGTAGAAACGCACATTATGTAGATCgtatttcttttcatttctgCCGCTTATTACTAGGTTTACCGGACTAAATCGATAAACGATTGCGTACGGAAATTCAAATGAGAGAGCCTTCCCGTTATTTTTATACAGTAatgttttagtgctcggtaaacCTAGCGTTAAAGGAA
This genomic interval carries:
- the LOC143212047 gene encoding vanin-like protein 1 produces the protein MRQILSCLGIVLALVHLSQQVPEEDKKDYYVGAVVEYTPQVVWNSAETLVENAKLYAEFIKNATLQGADIIVFPEDGLTSFFFPEPSKVDSWTTFVPTAEEKYNPCTQNRAGISKVMKSLSCAARENKIYVVVNLVEKVLRADKVHYYNTNVVFDRNGQIIARYRKINLTQVEKDFFDVDKQPKIVTFDTDFGVRFGTSVCFDIFFSTPGLNMTRDLGITDFVYTTAWFSEVPFLTAVQIQFGWAFAEDVNFLASGYNNPSGSNTGSGIYLGRDGIANATLSYTNGRKMLVSRVPKKAPRQESKEHRRQNSGDDRGTCYMTDLRTPPVHGVLLMLDIFDEYESAVVNGPLFNRTLCHAGFCCNIEVNSTLSQSPFNHYRAVVYKGCRHYDRTNSANGIRVCGLIQCSNSSLSSCGIVQEDDVRFNSVKITATYNDDLSNSQLMPSILDTKLLPFDDFSYVEEKADNITRLTLAVDTPKDDLVAFAIYTRDYWYDHIV
- the LOC143212052 gene encoding tRNA:m(4)X modification enzyme TRM13 homolog isoform X2, whose amino-acid sequence is MTVRKGNKYCGEHQENSLDASVDVDDGAKRIKCPLDPTHTCYEWRLSKHLKVCNAKRLIDSQPSFIVKGINVDGTYETPQHIPLSELNQLVVDAVVEKVKAAHKKLPCFSEEVLQHEILHSKINDGSCGKAVKKHLLQNASLLSHLERADLVKDDTCFIEFGAGKGKLTYWLGQIIKDKKDSCILLVDRSSHRHKSDNKLKNGKSPLMIQRIRADIADLKLNNVAEIQKFDYKIGIAKHLCGAATDLTISCLHRAMQDKPICNVNGIVIAFCCHHKCEYASYVGKHYLEQCGFTSSEFSILCSIASWATCGSNCNRLHADSNKQRDSKNKYAKSLTSSEREAIGRKVKTLLNWGRLEFLNSIGFESRLVYYTTTDVSLENMCIVATKKQT
- the LOC143212052 gene encoding tRNA:m(4)X modification enzyme TRM13 homolog isoform X1, whose product is MGEENHCMYFVERKKRYCRMTVRKGNKYCGEHQENSLDASVDVDDGAKRIKCPLDPTHTCYEWRLSKHLKVCNAKRLIDSQPSFIVKGINVDGTYETPQHIPLSELNQLVVDAVVEKVKAAHKKLPCFSEEVLQHEILHSKINDGSCGKAVKKHLLQNASLLSHLERADLVKDDTCFIEFGAGKGKLTYWLGQIIKDKKDSCILLVDRSSHRHKSDNKLKNGKSPLMIQRIRADIADLKLNNVAEIQKFDYKIGIAKHLCGAATDLTISCLHRAMQDKPICNVNGIVIAFCCHHKCEYASYVGKHYLEQCGFTSSEFSILCSIASWATCGSNCNRLHADSNKQRDSKNKYAKSLTSSEREAIGRKVKTLLNWGRLEFLNSIGFESRLVYYTTTDVSLENMCIVATKKQT
- the LOC143212052 gene encoding tRNA:m(4)X modification enzyme TRM13 homolog isoform X3; translation: MPTGSYSTIYSTCYEWRLSKHLKVCNAKRLIDSQPSFIVKGINVDGTYETPQHIPLSELNQLVVDAVVEKVKAAHKKLPCFSEEVLQHEILHSKINDGSCGKAVKKHLLQNASLLSHLERADLVKDDTCFIEFGAGKGKLTYWLGQIIKDKKDSCILLVDRSSHRHKSDNKLKNGKSPLMIQRIRADIADLKLNNVAEIQKFDYKIGIAKHLCGAATDLTISCLHRAMQDKPICNVNGIVIAFCCHHKCEYASYVGKHYLEQCGFTSSEFSILCSIASWATCGSNCNRLHADSNKQRDSKNKYAKSLTSSEREAIGRKVKTLLNWGRLEFLNSIGFESRLVYYTTTDVSLENMCIVATKKQT